In Legionella beliardensis, the following are encoded in one genomic region:
- a CDS encoding alpha/beta hydrolase, giving the protein MLPIENLNNPGEHAFFFQGKAGPLEAILTLPAQINTDYVAILGHPHSLQGGTMNNKVVTTMARAFKELEIPSVRFNFRGVGQSVGQYDAGIGESEDMLVLSKLWQQHHPNTQLIFSGFSFGSFVAYRAAAQSEAKLLVTIAPPFHHYNYLEFTAPKPWYILQGDEDDISPLAMVLDFADQANPKIPVIRFADTGHFFHGNLLLLKSKLMDIVQAQVLGA; this is encoded by the coding sequence ATGTTGCCTATAGAGAATTTAAATAACCCAGGTGAGCATGCTTTTTTCTTTCAAGGCAAAGCTGGCCCTCTGGAAGCTATATTAACTTTACCTGCCCAAATAAATACAGATTACGTAGCAATATTAGGCCATCCGCATTCGCTGCAAGGTGGCACAATGAATAATAAAGTCGTAACGACGATGGCGCGTGCTTTTAAAGAATTGGAAATACCATCCGTGCGATTTAATTTTCGTGGCGTAGGCCAGTCAGTGGGGCAGTATGATGCGGGTATAGGTGAAAGTGAGGATATGTTAGTTTTAAGTAAGCTTTGGCAACAGCATCATCCCAATACTCAGCTTATATTTTCTGGTTTTTCTTTTGGTTCTTTTGTTGCTTATCGCGCGGCCGCGCAAAGTGAGGCAAAATTATTAGTCACTATTGCACCACCTTTTCATCATTATAATTATTTAGAATTTACGGCCCCAAAGCCTTGGTATATTTTGCAAGGCGATGAGGATGACATTTCCCCATTGGCTATGGTTTTAGATTTTGCTGACCAAGCTAATCCTAAAATCCCTGTTATTCGCTTTGCTGATACCGGCCATTTCTTTCATGGAAATTTATTATTATTAAAATCTAAACTTATGGATATTGTTCAGGCCCAGGTGTTAGGGGCATGA
- the feoB gene encoding Fe(2+) transporter permease subunit FeoB codes for MTHVLLIGNPNCGKTTLFNALTGDNQKVGNWPGVTVEKKTGAFTLTNQSISITDLPGIYSLNSSCVASQDEQIAANAIVTVPADVIINVVDACHLERHLYLTSQLLELGKPVILALNMIDIAKQRGIAIDITCLAQQLQCPVIAIQAHKKVGLNELQQAILHTAKTPGPLDLQFPSDLQKRLNSLKQDLIRIRQLPATLAQYYAMRSLEGDNFLIATHVGEDSVQLIKKNSDDDILLADARYQKIHQIISLVQKKHSDASEHFTAKLDRVLLHRYLALPIFFAVMYLMFLFAINIGGALQDFFDITSNALFVQGPKYLLEAMHTPPWLIALLAYGVGVGITTTLTFIPVIAAMFFFLALLEVSGYMARAAFVVDKIMRLLGLPGKAFVPMIVGFGCNVPAIMAARTLDSDRERLLTIVMSPFMSCSARLAIYSVFVAAFFPYGGQNIVFCLYMIGILMAVTTGFILRKTTLRGYSSPLILELPAYHRPTLGRLLKEMSLRLRYFITRAGRLIIPVCVILSGLNALTIDGGFSAAEASTQSMLSLLGQWLTPLFSPMGIEANNWPATVGLLTGMLAKEVVIGSLNSLYAQLSHLGHYQAAGAFNLWQSLHDALWSIPQNLSELGHALINPILASAPDNEVSQSVYGEMSRRFDGQAGAFAYLLFVLLYIPCVSTMAAIRQEASRKLMWFSVSWSFLIAYASAVIFYQIARFNLHPLQSLVWIILMLISIGLFIIGLRYRALHLGTKHALTNS; via the coding sequence ATGACCCATGTTTTATTAATAGGAAATCCTAATTGTGGTAAGACAACATTATTTAATGCACTAACGGGTGATAATCAGAAAGTAGGTAATTGGCCTGGGGTTACTGTTGAAAAAAAGACAGGAGCCTTTACGCTTACGAATCAATCAATAAGTATTACTGATTTACCAGGTATTTACTCTTTAAATTCATCATGTGTGGCAAGTCAGGATGAACAAATTGCTGCTAACGCCATAGTGACGGTACCTGCTGATGTCATCATCAATGTCGTAGATGCTTGCCATTTAGAACGTCATTTATATTTAACCAGCCAATTATTAGAATTAGGCAAGCCTGTTATTTTGGCACTTAATATGATTGATATTGCCAAACAACGTGGTATTGCCATTGATATAACGTGTTTAGCGCAACAATTGCAGTGTCCAGTAATTGCTATTCAAGCACACAAGAAAGTAGGCCTTAACGAATTACAGCAAGCCATTCTTCATACAGCAAAGACACCGGGTCCTCTTGATTTACAATTTCCTTCAGACTTACAAAAACGACTTAACAGTCTTAAACAAGATTTAATTAGAATAAGGCAATTACCAGCCACGTTAGCCCAATATTATGCTATGCGCAGTCTAGAGGGTGATAATTTTTTAATAGCGACGCACGTAGGAGAAGATAGCGTTCAATTAATTAAAAAAAATTCCGATGATGATATTTTGTTGGCCGATGCACGCTACCAAAAAATTCATCAGATAATAAGCTTAGTACAGAAAAAGCATAGCGATGCCAGTGAGCATTTTACAGCTAAATTAGATCGCGTCCTATTACATCGTTATTTGGCATTGCCAATCTTTTTTGCGGTTATGTATTTAATGTTTTTATTTGCAATTAACATAGGCGGTGCTTTGCAAGATTTTTTTGATATCACATCTAATGCTTTGTTTGTGCAAGGGCCAAAGTATTTGCTAGAAGCGATGCATACGCCACCGTGGTTAATTGCGTTACTTGCTTATGGTGTTGGTGTAGGAATTACAACGACATTGACATTTATTCCTGTGATTGCGGCGATGTTTTTTTTCTTAGCGTTACTGGAAGTATCAGGTTACATGGCGCGTGCTGCTTTTGTCGTTGATAAAATCATGCGCCTACTCGGTCTACCTGGTAAAGCATTTGTACCGATGATAGTTGGTTTTGGGTGTAATGTGCCAGCAATTATGGCTGCAAGAACACTAGATTCAGATAGAGAGCGCCTGCTAACTATCGTAATGAGTCCTTTTATGTCTTGCAGCGCTCGTTTAGCGATTTACTCTGTCTTTGTTGCTGCGTTTTTCCCATATGGTGGGCAAAATATCGTTTTCTGCCTTTATATGATAGGCATTTTGATGGCTGTTACTACAGGTTTTATTCTACGCAAAACAACATTACGCGGCTATTCTTCACCTTTAATTCTTGAGTTACCTGCCTACCATAGGCCAACTTTAGGGCGCTTATTAAAAGAAATGTCTTTGCGTTTGCGTTATTTTATAACCCGGGCTGGACGTTTAATTATTCCTGTTTGTGTCATTTTAAGTGGTTTAAATGCTTTGACTATTGATGGCGGTTTTAGTGCTGCTGAGGCAAGCACGCAATCCATGTTATCTCTATTGGGGCAGTGGCTTACACCTTTATTTTCACCTATGGGTATTGAAGCTAATAATTGGCCTGCGACTGTTGGCTTATTAACCGGCATGTTAGCGAAAGAAGTAGTCATTGGCTCTTTAAATTCTTTGTACGCGCAACTAAGTCATCTAGGTCACTATCAAGCTGCTGGTGCTTTTAATTTATGGCAGTCATTGCACGATGCATTGTGGTCTATTCCGCAAAATTTATCCGAATTAGGTCATGCATTGATAAATCCAATTTTAGCAAGTGCGCCTGATAATGAGGTTTCGCAATCTGTTTATGGGGAAATGAGCCGTCGTTTTGATGGCCAGGCTGGCGCATTTGCTTATCTATTATTTGTTTTACTTTACATACCTTGTGTTTCTACTATGGCTGCCATTAGGCAGGAAGCTAGTCGTAAGTTAATGTGGTTTTCGGTTAGTTGGTCATTTCTAATTGCTTATGCGTCTGCTGTTATTTTTTATCAGATTGCACGGTTTAATTTGCACCCTTTGCAGTCACTCGTTTGGATTATACTTATGTTAATAAGTATTGGGCTATTTATAATTGGTCTTCGCTATCGCGCTCTTCATTTAGGAACTAAGCATGCTCTTACAAATTCTTAA
- a CDS encoding FeoA family protein, protein MRITDLVKGDRVRLIDFGNTKLVYRQRLLSLGVTRGVEIEIIRAAPLGCPLQIDIRGTSITLRKEEAAELEWEPI, encoded by the coding sequence ATGCGTATAACTGATTTAGTTAAAGGTGACCGCGTACGTCTTATTGACTTTGGTAACACCAAATTAGTCTATCGCCAGCGCCTATTATCGCTTGGTGTGACTCGAGGCGTTGAGATAGAAATAATTAGAGCAGCGCCACTTGGCTGCCCACTCCAGATTGATATACGAGGAACTTCAATTACTTTGCGCAAAGAAGAGGCTGCTGAATTAGAATGGGAGCCTATATGA
- a CDS encoding FeoC-like transcriptional regulator, translating into MLLQILNYLRREKVASNQQLAREFDLDLLALEPMLEVWVKRGIVACCQEELRCQRGCLKSCRKQPLVYYKIIN; encoded by the coding sequence ATGCTCTTACAAATTCTTAATTATTTACGTCGCGAAAAAGTAGCTAGTAACCAGCAATTAGCGCGAGAATTTGATTTAGATTTACTAGCATTAGAACCTATGCTAGAGGTATGGGTAAAACGGGGGATTGTTGCTTGTTGTCAAGAAGAGCTAAGATGTCAGCGAGGTTGCCTTAAAAGTTGTCGTAAGCAGCCTTTGGTGTATTATAAAATAATTAATTAA
- a CDS encoding RDD family protein: MLFRFALATIYDLFIILALLMLTTALCMIASQQTSIPPGSRWYQILLLLTIFTYYFICLRLSGQTVGLKTWRLQVISTYGPLTIYKLCYWLILIPLAIGYGIIRFKKPQYFLGKWTSIRLIYLN; the protein is encoded by the coding sequence ATGTTATTTAGATTTGCTTTAGCCACTATATATGATTTATTTATCATACTGGCCTTACTCATGTTAACAACTGCTCTTTGTATGATTGCCAGTCAGCAAACCTCCATTCCACCAGGAAGTAGATGGTATCAAATATTATTGCTGTTAACTATTTTTACCTATTATTTTATTTGTCTTAGGCTAAGCGGCCAAACGGTAGGGTTAAAGACATGGCGCTTACAAGTTATTTCTACTTATGGCCCTTTAACCATTTATAAACTATGTTATTGGCTAATCCTAATACCACTGGCAATTGGGTATGGAATCATTCGTTTTAAAAAGCCTCAATACTTTCTCGGCAAGTGGACAAGTATTAGGCTAATTTATTTAAATTGA
- the panB gene encoding 3-methyl-2-oxobutanoate hydroxymethyltransferase encodes MKITDFIKKKQAGQKISMLTCYDYPSAKIIAESNLDCVLVGDSVAMVVHGHNSTVMATIEMMVLHTAAVARGITQQLVISDLPFLCHRGSQTETVAHVRKLIQAGAQAIKIEGGDDDTCRTIAYLVTAGIPILGHIGLMPQSIHQYGGYKVQGKNEDQAIHLVQQAKNLENAGCSALVLECIPQHLAKKITDSLGIPTIGIGAGAVTDGQVLVWHDMLGLQQDFVPKFVKQFADVKSTVLTAINHYVEDIQHVKFPNDIYAY; translated from the coding sequence ATGAAAATTACTGATTTCATTAAGAAAAAGCAAGCAGGACAAAAAATATCCATGCTTACTTGTTATGATTACCCTTCCGCTAAAATTATTGCTGAGTCTAATCTAGACTGTGTTTTAGTAGGCGATAGTGTCGCCATGGTTGTTCATGGCCATAACAGCACCGTTATGGCAACAATAGAGATGATGGTTTTACACACTGCGGCTGTTGCTCGCGGGATAACGCAGCAATTGGTAATTAGTGATTTACCTTTTCTTTGCCATCGTGGATCACAAACCGAAACCGTAGCTCATGTTAGAAAGTTAATACAAGCAGGCGCACAAGCAATCAAAATTGAAGGCGGGGATGATGACACCTGTCGAACGATTGCCTATTTAGTGACTGCTGGGATTCCTATTCTTGGCCACATTGGACTTATGCCGCAATCAATTCATCAATATGGTGGTTACAAGGTTCAAGGAAAGAATGAAGATCAGGCTATACACTTAGTGCAACAAGCAAAAAATCTAGAAAATGCAGGCTGCTCTGCATTAGTTCTTGAATGTATTCCGCAACATTTAGCAAAAAAAATCACGGATAGCTTAGGCATTCCAACGATAGGCATAGGTGCTGGTGCTGTAACAGATGGGCAAGTTTTAGTTTGGCATGACATGTTAGGATTACAACAAGACTTTGTACCTAAATTTGTCAAGCAGTTTGCTGATGTGAAAAGCACGGTGTTAACAGCTATTAATCACTATGTAGAGGACATTCAACACGTTAAATTTCCCAATGACATATACGCCTATTAA
- a CDS encoding mechanosensitive ion channel family protein — protein sequence MSSVMSKPTIIGGNFKPMSPQFRSVVLPPILIIVLATLGNYFYQKYIYSIVDKTDLPTLNIIEQFTYYFSLALSFYWLFTRVINKVTHYLLSTSLLTAHQTIRILLPFFSSVLKTIVFLIVFNALVPYLGLPSQFSYFLEKLSSSLIIGAISWILFKLIHIAEQLLLQHYTSKSENDVLARKVFTQTLILKRIAMAIIAILTAGAILMLFDNVRALGASVLTTAGVIGLVLTFTAQRSLASIFSGLEIALTQPIKIGDAVVIENEFGVIEEINFRNVIIKLWDWRRLVVPTNYFLEHPFQNWSREETNNLIGTVYLYVDFTLPIDKLRDELKRVLQISSLWDGKVCSIQVSELQDRVMELRVLSSARTPGEAWDLRCEVREKLVDFIVKNYPTSLPVSRTTQIGEKKITA from the coding sequence ATGTCTAGCGTAATGAGTAAACCCACTATTATTGGAGGTAATTTCAAACCGATGTCGCCCCAATTTAGAAGTGTTGTTTTACCGCCTATTTTAATAATAGTGTTGGCTACCTTAGGTAATTATTTTTATCAAAAATACATTTATTCTATTGTTGATAAAACTGATTTACCTACACTTAATATTATTGAGCAATTTACTTATTATTTTTCTTTAGCTTTAAGCTTTTACTGGTTGTTTACCAGAGTAATAAATAAGGTTACTCATTATCTATTGTCTACATCGTTATTAACGGCACATCAGACAATACGTATTTTATTACCTTTCTTTTCGAGTGTATTAAAAACGATTGTCTTCTTAATTGTATTTAATGCGTTAGTTCCTTATTTAGGACTACCTAGTCAATTTTCATATTTTTTAGAAAAATTGAGTAGTAGTTTGATTATCGGCGCTATTTCTTGGATTTTATTTAAATTAATCCATATTGCTGAGCAATTACTGTTACAGCATTATACAAGTAAATCTGAAAATGATGTTTTAGCTAGAAAAGTATTTACCCAAACGTTGATTTTAAAACGAATTGCCATGGCAATCATTGCTATCCTAACAGCTGGTGCTATTTTAATGTTATTTGATAATGTGCGAGCGTTAGGTGCGAGCGTTTTAACTACAGCTGGGGTAATTGGTTTAGTCTTAACATTTACGGCGCAACGTTCTTTAGCTAGCATATTTTCAGGATTAGAAATTGCCTTAACACAACCTATTAAGATAGGCGATGCGGTAGTAATTGAAAATGAATTTGGTGTTATCGAAGAAATCAATTTTCGTAATGTCATTATTAAATTATGGGATTGGCGACGTTTAGTTGTGCCAACTAATTACTTTTTAGAGCATCCTTTTCAGAACTGGAGTCGTGAGGAAACTAATAACTTAATTGGTACGGTTTATTTGTATGTAGACTTTACTTTGCCTATTGATAAACTGCGCGATGAATTAAAGCGAGTTTTACAAATTTCATCTCTTTGGGATGGGAAAGTATGTAGCATTCAAGTCAGTGAGTTACAAGATAGGGTGATGGAGCTACGTGTTTTATCAAGTGCTCGCACCCCTGGGGAGGCTTGGGATTTACGTTGTGAAGTTAGAGAAAAATTAGTTGATTTTATTGTTAAGAATTACCCAACTAGTTTGCCTGTTTCTCGTACTACTCAAATTGGTGAGAAAAAAATTACAGCGTAA
- the zapE gene encoding cell division protein ZapE, giving the protein MSLIANYDATIASGDIQDNPLQRQVLFHLDRLINDFALQKKSWFNWLKRDSFLGVYIYGPVGVGKTFLMDLFFESIPVEKKLRFHFHHFMQQIDTQLRQLQGIPNPLQRIANDIAKKAQLLCFDEFMVDDVAYAMILAELMQALFARKVILVATSNVAPDGLYRNGVQRARFLPAIAAIKKHCEVVHLGDNRDYRLGRELNLETYISPLGEAANNLLSKQFDFLAPNAQTYGIVTIQKREIPYIKLGNRTIWFDFKVICNLPRSQLDYLEIAERFDTVFVSDIPKLGEQDTVFAILLIHFIDVMYDQGIRLIASAAVPIDELYTQGEMSQAFKRTQSRLHEMQSIDYIKRHPRRAMSYLSSI; this is encoded by the coding sequence ATGAGCTTAATTGCCAACTATGATGCCACGATTGCTAGTGGCGATATTCAAGATAATCCGCTACAGAGGCAAGTTTTATTTCATTTAGACAGGCTTATTAACGATTTTGCATTGCAGAAAAAAAGTTGGTTTAATTGGCTTAAGCGCGATTCTTTTCTTGGTGTTTATATTTATGGCCCTGTAGGTGTTGGTAAAACATTCCTTATGGATCTTTTTTTTGAATCAATTCCTGTAGAAAAGAAGCTGCGTTTTCATTTTCATCATTTTATGCAGCAAATAGATACGCAATTGCGACAATTGCAAGGCATACCCAATCCCTTACAGCGCATTGCCAATGATATTGCAAAAAAAGCGCAGCTGCTTTGTTTTGATGAGTTTATGGTTGATGATGTGGCTTATGCCATGATTTTAGCAGAGCTTATGCAAGCATTATTTGCTAGAAAGGTAATCTTAGTGGCTACGTCAAATGTAGCCCCTGATGGTTTATATCGTAATGGGGTTCAACGTGCCCGCTTTCTTCCAGCGATTGCAGCCATTAAGAAGCATTGCGAGGTAGTGCATCTAGGGGATAACAGAGATTATCGTCTAGGCCGAGAACTTAATTTGGAAACGTATATTTCTCCTTTAGGAGAAGCAGCGAACAATTTATTAAGTAAACAGTTTGATTTTTTAGCACCAAATGCACAAACTTATGGCATAGTAACGATACAAAAGCGAGAGATTCCTTATATTAAGTTAGGCAATCGCACTATTTGGTTTGATTTTAAAGTGATTTGTAATTTACCTCGTAGTCAGTTGGATTACTTAGAGATTGCTGAACGTTTTGATACCGTTTTTGTAAGCGATATTCCAAAATTAGGGGAACAAGACACGGTATTTGCTATCTTACTTATTCACTTTATTGATGTGATGTATGATCAAGGTATACGTTTAATTGCTTCAGCCGCAGTTCCCATTGATGAACTTTATACCCAAGGTGAAATGAGCCAAGCATTTAAAAGAACACAAAGTCGTCTCCATGAAATGCAATCCATTGATTATATAAAGCGTCATCCAAGGCGGGCCATGTCTTATTTGTCTTCAATATAA
- the panC gene encoding pantoate--beta-alanine ligase → MQIFNDLCEWLSFRATISPHLTLGFVPTMGNLHAGHASLMERSRQENDLTVVSLFINPTQFNRPDDYTHYPRTLEADLELLQKIGVDYCLLPTEQAMYLDGYRYKITENNLSQVMEGTSRPGHFDGVLTVVMKLLNIVRPKQAYFGEKDYQQYCLIRDMVNAFFMPVTINVCPTIRETSQLAYSSRNNRLTLNERQLAERFAMIFHQDKNCDDLLQELKENKINVEYLVEHDNRRFVAVTIGSVRLIDNYAMKNKE, encoded by the coding sequence ATGCAAATTTTTAATGACTTATGCGAGTGGCTGAGCTTTAGAGCAACTATTTCTCCTCATTTAACGCTTGGTTTTGTGCCAACTATGGGCAACTTACATGCAGGCCATGCTTCTTTAATGGAACGAAGTCGTCAGGAAAATGATTTAACCGTTGTTAGTCTCTTTATTAACCCAACTCAATTTAACCGACCTGACGATTACACTCATTATCCACGTACCTTAGAGGCTGATTTAGAATTATTACAAAAAATTGGCGTTGACTACTGCCTACTTCCTACTGAACAAGCCATGTATCTAGATGGCTATCGCTATAAAATTACCGAGAATAACTTGTCTCAGGTCATGGAAGGAACAAGTCGCCCTGGCCACTTTGATGGTGTTCTCACGGTCGTGATGAAACTTTTAAATATAGTGAGACCTAAGCAAGCTTATTTTGGTGAGAAAGATTATCAACAATATTGTTTAATTCGGGATATGGTTAATGCTTTTTTTATGCCTGTTACGATTAATGTTTGTCCCACCATTCGGGAAACGAGCCAATTAGCCTATAGTTCCCGCAATAATCGCTTAACGTTAAATGAACGGCAGTTAGCTGAACGCTTTGCGATGATTTTTCATCAAGATAAAAATTGTGATGATTTGCTACAAGAGCTAAAGGAAAACAAGATAAATGTCGAATACTTAGTAGAGCATGATAATCGGCGCTTCGTTGCAGTCACTATTGGCAGCGTTCGATTAATTGATAATTATGCTATGAAAAACAAAGAATAA
- a CDS encoding virulence factor, giving the protein MAVDIDITDPEYAQQIEELRQKIVVDNFDDPIVLIERIYQLWWHWADFELFVINPTIDPISPPLIINPEPLGNGEYEFVYPIIDRGNRLSTSKAQDMFTAGMSMCKLYFTIEKMIYLLIERLKSGGVSSETEVQVAFGGHEKAQRKAFESIINLNYNVVVTNFDPGAWGERYLKVIKTIADKGYGYPPESPRQPYQQHTSSGPKSSR; this is encoded by the coding sequence ATGGCTGTCGATATAGACATCACTGATCCGGAATATGCACAACAAATCGAAGAGCTTAGGCAAAAAATCGTAGTTGATAATTTCGATGATCCTATTGTGCTAATTGAGCGAATTTATCAGCTGTGGTGGCATTGGGCTGATTTTGAGCTTTTTGTTATTAATCCTACCATTGATCCCATTTCCCCTCCTTTGATCATTAATCCTGAGCCTTTAGGAAATGGTGAATATGAATTTGTTTATCCTATTATAGATAGAGGTAACCGCTTAAGCACGTCTAAAGCACAGGATATGTTTACTGCTGGCATGTCTATGTGTAAGTTATATTTTACTATTGAAAAAATGATTTACTTGTTAATAGAGCGTTTAAAATCAGGTGGGGTTAGTTCTGAAACAGAAGTGCAAGTTGCTTTCGGTGGGCATGAAAAAGCGCAACGTAAGGCATTCGAGTCAATTATTAATTTAAACTATAATGTGGTTGTGACTAATTTTGATCCTGGTGCTTGGGGCGAACGCTACTTGAAAGTTATTAAAACAATAGCTGATAAAGGGTATGGTTACCCACCCGAATCTCCCCGACAACCTTACCAACAGCATACAAGCTCTGGACCTAAATCTTCACGTTAA